The sequence GAGGGATATTATCCGGGAAGGATTAACATATACACTCCAATTATGAAAGAAAGATATTTTGCATGTGGGTGTGAGGGACCGTTTCCCTGTCCAGAACTACCCGAAACATGTGGAACCCCAAATAGTCCCAAAGCATATTTGTCAAGGTAAACCTTATTAATGGCCTACCTCATAATAAGCGACCTACACATTCCGGACAGGGCAAAGAGCATCCCAAAAAAAATTCTGCAGGAGGCAAGATTGGCCGAAGGAATAATATATGCTGGAGACTTTACCGAAAAAAGCATCCTTGAAGAGCTTTTGGAAGCAAATTCCAACCTTGTTGCCGTAAGAGGTAACTGCGACCGGCTCGACCTGCCGGAGTTTATATCTTTTGAAAAATACGGAAAAAATGTAGGGGTGACCCATTCGCACCACTTTGGAAGGGGGAATATAAAGGCCCTTGAGGAAATTGCAAAATCGAGGGGGCTGGACGTGCTTATTTTTGGGCACACTCACTGGCCATTTGCTGAAAAATTTGGAGAAAAGCTTATTTTAAACCCTGGAAGCGCAAATGGGGTCGTTCCAGGAGCGGGAATGTCCCCCGGAAAAACCTACGCGCTTCTCGAACTCTCTCCAACTCCAAAAGCAATTATAAAAATTATAAAAAAGATAGAATAATTGGTTTCCAGAGAATATTATGGCTTTGGAAAAACCAAAAAGCATAGCTAACCTGCAGGGTGTTATTAAAAAGCTATCCAAAGGCCAAAGCGAGCTTTTTGATAGACTTTATGCTTTGGAAGTTTCTACGGGAAATCTTGAAGTGCCTTCTGAAATGGAATCCTGGACAAAACAGAAATTTGGCTCAGTCAAAAAAGTGAAAAGCCAAAAAATTGTACACCTCCAAAACCGCCTGACGGGCGAAGGAACCCTTTTTAATGAACTTAGGGCATCCCGCCCATTTGATACAAACTGCCGGACTATTCCTGACATCGAAAAAAACGAGAGTTGTCTTTTCTGCAATGCCTCTAAAAAAACGCCCCCCGACACTTTCGGCAGGCTGAGGGGAAAGCATTGCATGACCTCCAGCAATATTGCAAAGTATGACCAATTCCATGGAGTGATTATCTTCAACGAGCATAACCCCCTTAAGCTTAAAAAAGAATGGCTTCTCGATTACCTGGAAGTCGCAGAGAAATGGTTTGGCAAAGCCGCGTCAGTTGATCCCTTGGCAAAAAATGACTTTCTGATCTGGAACTGCCTCTGGAAAAGCGGGGCATCTCTTGTCCACGGGCATATGCAGCTTACCGCCTCAAGAACAAAATACGGCCAAATACGCCACCTGGAGGAAGTTGCTCTTGGCTACAGAGAGATTTTTGGAAGAGATTACTTTGAAGACCTTTTTGAAGTTCATAAAGCCCTGGGGCTAGGCAAAAAGGCCAAAAAGGAACGCCTGATATTTTACCTGACACCAAAAAAAGAAAAGGAGATACTTATACTCTCGAAATCAAAGCGCCTGACAGACCTTGCGCTGGCCATATTCAGGATAATCGAAAAATACAAGAAACTTGGAGTTCAAAGCTACAACCTCGCGGTTTTCAAGGCGCTGGACTACTGGATAATGCGGATTGTTGACCGGGGAGCGCTTGACAACAAAAGCTCAGACATTGGCACTATGGAGCTTTTCGCCGATGCTGTCGTTTCAAGCGATCCCTTCCGGCTGGCAGAAAAATTCTAAATTCAGTCACTTCTTTTCAGGAAGCTCCCTTGCGTAAATTATTACATACGTCCCCTTTACAAACCAGTCCTTTATTTTTGCAGCCCTCCTGAACCCATGAGCGAAACAGAAGTTTCCTGCAAGCTTGTCTTTCTCCTCAAAATCAACAAGCATGCAGTAGTATCCCTTCAGCAACCTTATCTCAGCATGCCGGATCAGCTCCTGGCCTACCCCATTATGGCGAAATTCCTCACGGACGTCAAAAAAAAGTCCATGTTTTTGGCCTGTCGTTAATGTCAACAAGTATTGCTCCAATCAATTCTCCGTTATCAAAAGCCCCAAGTTAAATACCGCGCCTCTTAAAATCATCTTTCAAAAAACTCCGCGTAAACCAGTATTCTCCCCCTAAACTGCTCCCTGCCAAGTTCATACCTGCCCTCAAGGTGGCGCCCATTAAGATTCCTTATTTCCATCAGAAGGTTTATTTGTGTGTGGAGCGCTTCCCTATCGAAAGCAGATACCGAAAGGGTTTGTCTTCCAGTTCTCCTCCGCTCAGTAATCCTGCATGCACAATTGTCCATGCTTACCCTTGCTTCCTTCCGAACCTGGGGGATTCACACAGGCAACCGCCAGACAGGGCCAAGCATCTCCGTTGAACCGAAAGGCCCTCCCGGTAAGCCGCCTCCTCAAGGGCTTTTCGAACCCCCGCATAATGACGATTTCGGGTTACAAGCTGCGCCAACCAGCCCGGCCTAGCCCCACACAATATGATTTTGTTTAAAATACTACTAAACAGCAGGACTACTTATATCGAAGCCGTATCAAGACTCCCATCACGATTAAAGCCAATCCCACTATGGAACCTGCTGAAAATAGCTCGGCATTCAGTAGATAAGTCCAAATCATGGCTAAGAAAGGAACAGCATAGACCAAATTTGCCATCTTGTGAGTATCCCCCAATTCCAGTGCCTTAAACCAAAACACTACCGCAAGTGAATTAACCACCCCTCCAAGAAATGCAACTGCCAGCCAGGTGGTCAGTACCAGGGGCACAGTGAAGCTGGAAAAAACAAGGGTGATGGGTATGATAAGTGCTGCAGCGGAAAGAGAATAGACCAGCATACCCGAGTAGTTCTCATAATTCCATTTTTGCCCGAGAACAGAAAAAAGGCCATAGCATAAAGCGCCCAAGGCGGCAAGAATATATCCTTGGGTATAGTCACTGCTAAATCTCAGATTACCTCCCGTAAAGGCGATCAGTGCCCCAATAAAGCTAATTGAAACCGATAGAAGGGTTACGGGGGTCAGTCTTTCCTTCAGTAGGGGTATCGAAAATAGTATAACAAATACGGGCCAAAGATAATTCATTACGTTAACCTGTCCCGCAGGGGCCAAAGCAAAACCTCCAAGCAAAAACGCATGGTATAAGAAAATGCCCAACATTCCCAAAACAAACATCTTAAGATAATCTCCTGGAGAATACTCTAAAAGAAGACCAAGTTTTCCCTGTAACAGATTAACTGTGAATAAAGAAATTATTGCAAAAATGCACATGTAGAATAGAACCTGAAAATTATCCAATTCAGCCAAAGCCAATTTTGCAACAGCTGGATTGGTTGACCAGACCACTACTGCCAGAAGCAAATAACCATATGCTTTTTTAGAGGAGTCCATAATCTATCTGACAAAAGGTAGCTAATCCGGGGTAAATCTATCCGCCACAAACAGAGTATCCGCAGCCCTTGCAGTTTCTGCAACCCTCCTCCCTTACCATAATGGACCCGCAGTTGGGGCACTTGTTTGGGTCATCGGTTTCCGGCTTCATCTCACCTCCATTGCAGTTCGGGTTTTGCTGCGGCTCCCGATTGGAGGCCTGTGGCTTTTTGGAAGAATCATAAAAATTAAGAACCTGCTCGCTTCGGCTGTTATTCCTGTAAACGGTTATTCCCTTGCAGCCCATCTTCCAGGCCCTTATGTAGATGTCCTCTATCTCCTGAATTGTCGCCCAGTTTGGAAGATTTATGGTCTTGCTTACGGCGCTATCAATGTGCTTCTGAACCGCTGCCTGTATCTTAAGGTGCCACTCGGGCGAAATATCGTGGGCTGAAACAAAAACACGCCTTATGTCTTCAGGCAGATCCTGCACATCCTGTATGGACTCCCTTCCAGCGACTTTTCTCATGAGGTCCTCACTGTAAATACCTCTCTTTCTAAGGACCTGCTCAAATAAGGGATTTGTCTCCACTAAGTCCTCTCCAAGGGTATTTCCCACCTTCCGAAGGTACGAAATCGCAAAAAGCGGCTCTATGCCTGATGAAGCGCAGGCAATTATTCCTGTTGTGCCTGTTGGCGCAACTGTCGTGCAGGCCGCGTTTCTCATAGTTGGGAATTTATCCTTCCATATAGATTTTTTGAAATTCGGAAAGTTTCCCCTGACCCGCCCAAGCTCTATGGACATCTCGCGCGCATTATCTTCGATAAAGCCCATTACTTTATCGGCAAATTGCTCGGCTTCAGGGCTGTTGTAAGGGATTCCCAAAAGGATAAGAGCATCGGCAAATCCCATTACGCCCAGACCCACCTTGCGGTTTGCCCTTGAGGCCTTCTCTATCTGGGGTATGGGGTAGTTATTGGCATCAATTACATTATCAAGGAAATGAATTGCGTCACGAACTGTTGACCTCAACGTCTTCCAGTCCATTTCATAGCCGATTTCAGTTTCCTTTAGCATCTTGGACAGGTTTATAGCCCCCAGGTTGCAGGACTCATAAGGCAAAAGCGGCTGTTCTCCACAAGGGTTTGTCGCTTCGATTTCACCTACTTCGGGGGTGGGGTTCTTGCGATTAATCTCATCCAGGAATATCAGCCCCGGGTCTCCATTTTTCCAGGCAAAAGTAGATATAAGCGAGAAGACCTTTCTGGCACTCAGGTGACCTACGACTTCACGGGTTTTGGGGTCGCGCAAGGGGTAGTTTCCACCAACCTCGGCCGCACTCATGAATTCATCAGTCATTCCAACAGACAGGTTGAAGTTTGTCATTTCCGTATCCTTCTCCTTACAGGAAATAAAGTCTATAATGTCTGGATGGTCAACCCTCATGACACCCAT is a genomic window of Candidatus Aenigmatarchaeota archaeon containing:
- a CDS encoding YfcE family phosphodiesterase — encoded protein: MAYLIISDLHIPDRAKSIPKKILQEARLAEGIIYAGDFTEKSILEELLEANSNLVAVRGNCDRLDLPEFISFEKYGKNVGVTHSHHFGRGNIKALEEIAKSRGLDVLIFGHTHWPFAEKFGEKLILNPGSANGVVPGAGMSPGKTYALLELSPTPKAIIKIIKKIE
- a CDS encoding DMT family transporter; translated protein: MDSSKKAYGYLLLAVVVWSTNPAVAKLALAELDNFQVLFYMCIFAIISLFTVNLLQGKLGLLLEYSPGDYLKMFVLGMLGIFLYHAFLLGGFALAPAGQVNVMNYLWPVFVILFSIPLLKERLTPVTLLSVSISFIGALIAFTGGNLRFSSDYTQGYILAALGALCYGLFSVLGQKWNYENYSGMLVYSLSAAALIIPITLVFSSFTVPLVLTTWLAVAFLGGVVNSLAVVFWFKALELGDTHKMANLVYAVPFLAMIWTYLLNAELFSAGSIVGLALIVMGVLIRLRYK
- a CDS encoding adenosylcobalamin-dependent ribonucleoside-diphosphate reductase; this encodes MDLIKVRKRTGRIVPFNKNKIIEAITRAFSSVERDEPARVQKIADSVLTELKKKYDGGVITVEQVQDVVEQVLIKNNLADVAKSYIIYRQKHKELREIKSLMGDVDDDLKLPLNSFKVLKARYLQKDEEGKIVETPRQLFTRVARNIAEQDRRYGSDEDEIKATARKFFKMMTTLEFMPNSPTLFNAGTDKGLSLSACFVLPVGDSMEDIFDAVKYMALVQKSGGGTGFSFSRLRPKGYPVRSTRGVASGPLSFMKVFNVATDVIKQGGKRRGANMGVMRVDHPDIIDFISCKEKDTEMTNFNLSVGMTDEFMSAAEVGGNYPLRDPKTREVVGHLSARKVFSLISTFAWKNGDPGLIFLDEINRKNPTPEVGEIEATNPCGEQPLLPYESCNLGAINLSKMLKETEIGYEMDWKTLRSTVRDAIHFLDNVIDANNYPIPQIEKASRANRKVGLGVMGFADALILLGIPYNSPEAEQFADKVMGFIEDNAREMSIELGRVRGNFPNFKKSIWKDKFPTMRNAACTTVAPTGTTGIIACASSGIEPLFAISYLRKVGNTLGEDLVETNPLFEQVLRKRGIYSEDLMRKVAGRESIQDVQDLPEDIRRVFVSAHDISPEWHLKIQAAVQKHIDSAVSKTINLPNWATIQEIEDIYIRAWKMGCKGITVYRNNSRSEQVLNFYDSSKKPQASNREPQQNPNCNGGEMKPETDDPNKCPNCGSIMVREEGCRNCKGCGYSVCGG